The genomic stretch CGGCGATGCCGGCGTTGACGTCCATCGCGCGCCAGTCTTCGGGCTGCATGATGCCGGCGTTGTTGACGAGCGCGTTCAACGTCGGATACTCGCCAGCGATCTTCGCCGCGACGCGGGCGATGTCCTGCGGGTCTGTGACGTCCAGCACGACAGTCTCGATGCCCGGATTCGCGCGTGCGACGTCGTCCAGTGCCGACGCGCGACGCCCTGCAACGATGACCCGGTTGCCGCGACGATGAAATGCTTCCGCCAGCGCGCGCCCGATGCCTGAGCCGCCACCGGTGATCAGAATGGTGTTTCCGCTAGTCTGCATGACTGTTCTCCTGTATGAGGCTGTGCTAGCGTATGGCAAATACTCTCAACAGGGAAGTAGGCACTGCTTTGTGCAGTACGAACACATATGTAACTAATGGATCGGGCAATGGCGAAAGACAAACAACCGCGTCGTCGGGTGGTGTTCAAATCTGCACAGGGACGCTCGTCCACTGCGGAGTTGGATGCGCTCGTGCTCGACGTGCTCGGTCGCGTGGCGGACAAGTGGACGATGTGCGTGCTTGAGGTACTGGCTCAGAACGGCGTGTTGCGCTTTACGCGCGTCGGCGAGTTGGTGGGTTCGATCAGCCAGCGCATGCTGACAAAGACATTGCGGGAAATGGAGGCGGACGGGCTCGTGCTGCGAACTGTGTATCCGGAGGTTCCACCGCGCGTCGAGTATTCGTTGACCGAACTGGGAACGAGCCTGTGCGCTGCGTTTTGCGGCGTTTGGCAATGGGCCGAAAAGCATGAGCCGGAATTGCGCGTGCTGCGCAAGAAAAGAGAGGCAGGTGATTGACGTTTCAACCACGACAGACAAAGAGACTGTCATGACCGGACTCGGTCGAGAGAAGATTCGCGCCTTCAAATGAGCTAGTTGCACACAACAAGAGCATCGTCAGAGTCACTCTTGCCTGGAAGATGCGATCCGATTTGCTTCTCGCATCACACATAGTGCTCGGTCAGGTCGACGTGACTTCAGTCGTTGTTGCATTCTGGCGCGCCCATTTGGGTGCACGACCGGTGACGCGCTTGAACGCTTCTGATCCCCTGCATTTGACGGCAAGAGCTAACGGCTGCTGACGGAACCGTATGAGCCATTGGAGTGAGCAACCGAACGTATAAGCGAGCGACTGGCTCTGGCCGCGTACTGCCTCATGCGAAGGGCATACGCAATGTGGGACGCGCAAGTCTGCGATCGGCAGCAGCCGACCCGCACCTGCCCTTCATGGAGACATTTCCGTCGTCAGTAATGACATTCATAGCGGACACTGAGCGTCGATTGCCTTAAGCGTTGCTGTGGGTCGGGTTTGGAACGGAGCAGCCAATTGGCCGCAAAATGCGGTCGATTGGCCCACCTACACCGCCCCTACAACGCCTGCGACGCC from Paraburkholderia sp. IMGN_8 encodes the following:
- a CDS encoding helix-turn-helix domain-containing protein produces the protein MAKDKQPRRRVVFKSAQGRSSTAELDALVLDVLGRVADKWTMCVLEVLAQNGVLRFTRVGELVGSISQRMLTKTLREMEADGLVLRTVYPEVPPRVEYSLTELGTSLCAAFCGVWQWAEKHEPELRVLRKKREAGD